AACATCAAGCGTCTGCTAGAGGGAATATTCAACACCTGTACctcacctcacaaatgctcttctggctgaatgcagtcacaTTCTCATAGAAATGTTTTAAAGTCAACTGTAAATCTTTCCCAGAAGAGTACAGGCAGTTATAACAAAAAACGGAGAAAACGGGGAAAACGGGCCAAtatacacccttgatttcagaggaaaaaatgaaaatgcaattgtctataaacttttggacatagtgtatcttaatattgtaaatatatatatatatatatatatatatataaataaatggctTCATCTAACATTTTCTCATGCCCTTCAAAGCCCTAATACCCCAAAACCTGAGAATAATGGCTATGGTGGTGAAACAAATGACCAGCCCAATCCAGTAGGAGTATTGCAGGTATGTCACCCACTGTGCTttcctaaacacattataatgcTTACATTGCATTATTGGAAAAAATTACTGTTaaactatactatattatatttgaGTGAATATTTTGCAATAGATGGTTTAGAATCAACTAGCTATGCTGTCCTGTAACATGCAGTGTACAATTTAATGTACTGTGGAAAGCCAGATAGTCAAATCCTCATGCTCTTTCCTGAACTGTGTCCATTTCCTAGGAGCTAGCGATGCAGAGGGCTTGGCGTCTGCCAGAATATGTAGTGTGTTTGGAAGCAGGGCCAGCTCATAAGAAAGAGTTTACAGTTACCTGCAGATTGGAGACGCTTTCTGAGACAGGTATGCATATTCTGCATTAGATTGTGTTAGGCTGAACTTGACAGCATCATCGCAGCTATCATATCTAATGTATGCCTTTATGATCTGCACCGAATTGTATTATTAGGTACAGGAAGCTCTAAAAAGAATGCCAAGAGGGTATCGGCAGAAAAGATGTTGGAAAAACTACAAAGTCTTTCAGGCTCTCCTGAGATTACATGGGTAAGATTAGCATCTGCTCACAGCCACTGATAATCAAAGCCTTCTGTTTTAACTAATTACATTGCTGAAACCTGAAGATCTGACCAGCAATTGTCTCGTAACTCTCCCCAGAGTCCAAAGCCACAAGTATATTTGGAGAGTTTGCGGACTTCAAAGCTGGAGAAGCTTGCTTTACTGAGGAGGAATCCTCTCAGTATCCCAAACACTGATTATGTACAGATGATGCTGGAGTTGTCTCAGGAGCAGGGCTTTGAGGTTACTTATTTTGACATAGGTGAGCTTGCTTTTTTTCTGCATTAACTATCTTGCTTCTGTACATTTTTAAGGGTGTGTTCATGCATAAATTACCCACTGCCGCTTACACACCTTATGTACACAGATGCCGAGTTTTGATTATGAGTAGTTTTCATGTCAAATGATACAGCATTAGAAGAGATTGAAGGTATCAGACATTCAAAGAGGTATTCATTTGTCTTTTCTTCCAGATGAACTTACTGTTAATGGGCAGTACCAGTGTTTGGCAGAGCTGTCCACCACACCTATTACAGTGTGTCATGGCACAGGAATCTCCTGCAGTAATGCTCACAATGATGCAGCTCACAGCGCTCTGCAGTACATCAAAATTATGGCTACCAGCAAGTGAACACCAAATATACCTTCTCCAGCCTGCAACTACATTATCTAATCAGCTTTCCCAGCAGATTTATTGAACATCATGAACAACTAAGAGCTATCACCTCAACAAACCCTGAGACAGAGTTCCTAAGTCCGTTGCTATGGTAAATGTTTCTTTCAGTTAAGCAACTGTagacatacagtcatgtgaaaaggaTGGCAAGCTTAGCCCAAGAGCTGACCACGAGATGCATAAAGAAGTTTCCAATGATACTAAAATATCATaacaggacctacaggtagtacatgcatctaccatcagaaagtgagcttgctaggacagcctgaccAGGCCAAGTTAGCTattattttaattgtaaaatAATTTCCAGACAGTGGATATGTTTTAATTCTTCTGAGATTTTTATTAAATCGCTTCCCATACTGTATATGCTTCTACAGCCTTCTAGCTGATAGCATCAGAGTGCTGGATCTTGCCATTgtgataccactcacttcaaccatcaagaacAAACCATACCAATGCCTGTAGAAAATATGGATGACGTTCTGTAGAAATTAAGCCAAAATTGTactgccatgttgtcaaatttgtaACTACAGTGCAAACCCAGTGACTAGTGGAggagccagactcgcctactcatTTAGTAGACCTGCATGATGCAGATCCTTCTGATGGTCTCCTCCAAGCAAGGCTGTccatcacttcattcctaagtgaAACCTGCCTTCTTACGATGTGCTGCTCCTGATTCTgatttaaaattttattttaaatattaataaatttgAGGCatcctaactttttcctcaccaGAGGAATTAtagaaattgcatttctattaattacattttacaaattatttttaaaaggcatttcttcagttttcttTGTCCGTATGCTTAAATAAGttaaagacaaaggtttttgtgcatgtcctttttttttttttttttacatgactgtatgaTCAGTGATTGATGACTATTCTATAAACTTGAATGCTGTCAACACATTGTAGAAAATGTAAGGCTTTCAACTGGTGCTTTTATTGTAAAGCACACCAAAAGTTGGCTTGTAAAACAGTGATGACACATTTATTTCATTCCCTCAGATATTTCTCCATAGGCGTTTAAGTATTTGTGTGACTTTTAGGTATTTGAACCGGTATGTGTACATGTGATCCATGTAGAATTGTATCTTAAAGGGTTCTGTCAAGGGTGAAGGCAAGTGCTGCGAATATGATTTCTGGAAAAGCTGTGAAGCACAAAGATTTGGAAAAGGGAAACACATTTCATAAGGAAGGATGTAGGAAGGCTTgacaatatattttttaaaacatttatttttatttattttgaatgcATCTGGACGCAGGTCCGATGCTGTGACATTTTGTGGGTTAAATGTAATGAAGGATTTGAGTGTTTATGGTATTTATTCAAAATGTGATTAAACATGATTAAAGAGAAATCTCATCAGGTTTGGTTTTGTTGGttgtatatgatatatgattaaCATATAAACACCCTTCACAAATGACACCAGTTTGTTTAGCTTACTTAGTAGCCATAGCTTTTCTCTGCATGAAGGCTGTTTATCTACAGTGGTTTTCATTTTGGATATAGACTAGCCTTCCTTAGGCTTAATCTGTGTCAGATCTTAAATTGACCTGAAAGAAAATTGCTTGCAAAACCTTAGAATATTATGTTCTAGCTAGCAGTGAAATTGAGGTTTCTCATATTTTATATGCTGATGTATTTTCAATATTTAGCCCCCTCACATTACAGAAACACTTGCCACAGTCACTGCTTTGTTTGCTTAATGCACACGGCGTATGATGTCTACCCCGTTCTTCATGTTAGATTTGCTTCGGCTCTCTCAAGTATCTGTTACAGGCCCAGTGTCTAATGAGAATGAACACACTGCTTCTGTGCTGacaccatcacacacatttCAGATGGATTTAAAGGGACTTTTAATTGTGCACTGCTCAGACCAAGACATCCATATGGTAGCTTTAGTTTCTTGTGATGTCTAGAAACCTAGACTTGTAGATTGAAATCTAGCCTACTAAACACAATGACCTTATACTGTGCCTTGTGTTGGCTGACACTAAAACCTTTGGCAATTCTGCAACAACTGTAACAAGATAAAGGTTGTGGGTAATGTACCTGACCCAACTGCAGTAAACACCCATGCTTATTTTCCATGTCTTTTCTGACCAAGCTAGAGTTAGATCAGACCTTGGATTTGTGAAATGTGGTATATCTGTTTACCACTGGATACTTCCTGTGACAAGTACCTGGGTTGTTTCCTAAAAAGATTTTAGCCATATTATTTTACACTGTGTAGTAAAATGTgactctggttagtcagactgaaatctgtatgggacagaatatgcagaTTTGCTCATTGCACAGAAATTGTTActggggttttggttgttgaatgcaGGTGTATACGGGGTGTTTTAATATCGCAGAATAATCTATTGCAAGTAAAATATCAGATATCAGCTATATCAGTATTAATATTGTGCTAACTTTTAATAGTAAAACACAGAAGGCAACCTTCTGACGATGAGCTATTGGATTTGATCGTATTGTGTGAATCCT
The genomic region above belongs to Salminus brasiliensis chromosome 8, fSalBra1.hap2, whole genome shotgun sequence and contains:
- the prkra gene encoding interferon-inducible double-stranded RNA-dependent protein kinase activator A homolog, which codes for MTESQPALAVQPVAADKTPIQVLHEYGAKTGTLPVYVMEKADGEAHQPFFVFSVTVGDVTCTGQGPSKKAAKHEAAEAALKRLELDTENSPNTPKPENNGYGGETNDQPNPVGVLQELAMQRAWRLPEYVVCLEAGPAHKKEFTVTCRLETLSETGTGSSKKNAKRVSAEKMLEKLQSLSGSPEITWSPKPQVYLESLRTSKLEKLALLRRNPLSIPNTDYVQMMLELSQEQGFEVTYFDIDELTVNGQYQCLAELSTTPITVCHGTGISCSNAHNDAAHSALQYIKIMATSK